ataaaatttaaaactttatgcTGAATCATTGTCAAATGTGCagttgcatacatatgtgtattgtTATCTGCGTCATAAATACTTGACTGATTTACTTgactttatttacttattcAAAAATTACTCACCAtctaagaaataaaaaaaatagcactattttttaattgcgaCTATAATATACGTAAAATGCGTCTGCAACTGCAGTGAATGTTAAACCAAAACAGGGTAAGTAGCAAATATCAAAGAACACAGAGACGCATAATGCTAAACAAAAGGGTGAGTGCGCCAAAGGTGGTTGCATCGAGCAGAGATACCAGTTGCTAAGTTGCGCGCCATTATTGAAAATGTACAATTTGTAGTGTTGTACAACGATATAATGTGAGATATTGGTGTGAGTTGGCAGCACCATTTAAAACTGATATGTATCGAAGCAAGTGGTCGGCCCTGACGAACAAAGCGGCGTGCtcgtgtttattttgtttttatattcaattaatatgaaaatctCACGCTTTAAGAAATCTCACAAAACTTTGGTGTTCTTTGCTACAAACTTCGACTACCGCGAGCCATACCAAGTGCTTATTGATGCCACCTTTTGCCAAGCGGCGCTGCAGGTACATACATAATTACTTAAAAAGTTGTAAATCAACAGGTGAAAGCAAATTTTATCATTTACagcacaaaattataatagaGGAGCAGATCAAGAAGTATTTTCAATGCCAGGCCAAGTTGCTGACCACGCAGTGCGTTATACTCGAAGCAGAAGCATTGGGAGCACCCCTAACAGGCGCCACTTCCATTGTTAAGCAGTTTCATGTGCACAAATGTGGACACGAGGGTAAacctgtcgctgctgctgattgcatAAAGTCTATggtaaaagaaaaacacaactCCAGTACCTAccattaaagcataaattcatCTTTCAGACCAAGGACAATCGGTATATAGTCGCTTCGCAGGATCGCCGGCTCCAACAAAGTTTACGCAAAATTCCAGGACGCTGTTTACTTTATCTACACAAAGCTACACCGGTACTGGAGGCGCCATCAGACGCTTCCAAAAAATGTGTGCAAAAGCGCACCAAGCAGCTAATGCTCGGCAAGCAGGTAGCAAAAATAGATTATATGAAGCAACAGCAAGGCATATGCACTACAGAAAATGATGGAACACCAAAGAAAAAGAAAGGACCAAAGAATCCCAATCCTCTATCCTGTAAGAAGAGTAAAAAGCAGAAGGAATCGCCTCAGCAAATCCTACATCGTGTAGAACAGACAACATTGACGAAAGCCAAGAGAAAACGTGTCAAGATTCCAGCGCATGTGAAGGAGGCGTTAAGCAAGCCATAACTACTAACTAGCTAAGCGTATACAATTGTAATTAGTGTctatatttcttttgtttctaGAGTGATAATGATGTTAAGCAGAAtctaattaaaagaaattgtttatatatttttatttgtataattatttatttctaatgaCAAATTTTAGGTTGATAAAACGAATTTGTTTGTCAAAATTGTGCACGTTTAAAGTTTACCCTCACGTATTTTGTTCAAAGTTTTCTCGGTCATAAATTGACCCAAAATCTTAGCCAATGTAGGATTTCGTGCACAGTAGGCCATCGCATTAACTGGAAACAGACCACACCAAGTGAGGTCCATTTTATTGGCCAAGGCGACGGCAAATAAGTCGCCACAGCGCTGAG
This genomic interval from Drosophila busckii strain San Diego stock center, stock number 13000-0081.31 unplaced genomic scaffold, ASM1175060v1 chrUn_07, whole genome shotgun sequence contains the following:
- the LOC108603261 gene encoding rRNA-processing protein UTP23 homolog yields the protein MKISRFKKSHKTLVFFATNFDYREPYQVLIDATFCQAALQHKIIIEEQIKKYFQCQAKLLTTQCVILEAEALGAPLTGATSIVKQFHVHKCGHEGKPVAAADCIKSMTKDNRYIVASQDRRLQQSLRKIPGRCLLYLHKATPVLEAPSDASKKCVQKRTKQLMLGKQVAKIDYMKQQQGICTTENDGTPKKKKGPKNPNPLSCKKSKKQKESPQQILHRVEQTTLTKAKRKRVKIPAHVKEALSKP